The proteins below are encoded in one region of Coffea arabica cultivar ET-39 chromosome 4c, Coffea Arabica ET-39 HiFi, whole genome shotgun sequence:
- the LOC140004808 gene encoding uncharacterized protein — translation MANLLAQMVDQQGQGHGNNAGNPRNNLGNHEGVDRALERFQKFAPPKFIGEPSPDLAEGWMDRMINIFAALGYPEERQVSFAVFQFEGPTRAWWNVIKAKWEREQTPWTWVNFTREFNEKYLPPIVQERREEDFIFLRQGPLSVAEYETQFTKLSRFAPKLVLTDRKRIRRFVQGLNVEIQEALAAAQLDTFSQTLEKAQRIETARS, via the coding sequence ATGGCAAATTTGTTGGCACAAATGGTGGATCAACAGGGTCAGGGTCATGGGAATAATGCCGGAAACCCTAGAAATAATCTGGGCAATCACGAGGGAgtggaccgtgccttagaacggttccaaaaatttgcacccCCGAAATTCATAGGTGAACCTAGCCCTGACTTAGCTGAGGGATGGATGGACCGCATGATAAATATATTCGCTGCGCTCGGATATCCAGAGGAACGGCAGGTATCTTTTGCTgtcttccaatttgagggaccaacccgagcatggtggaatgtaataAAGGCTAAGTGGGAACGAGAGCAGACCCCCTGGACTTGGGTCAATTTCACCCGTGAGTTTAACGAGAAGTATTTGCCACCGATTGTTCAAGAAAGGCGGGAAGAGGACTTTATCTTCCTGCGTCAAGGGCCATTAAGTGTGGCAGAGTATGAGACACAatttaccaaactctctcgttttGCTCCAAAGTTAGTACTAACAGACCGAAAGAGAATTCGTCGGTTTGTCCAGGGATTAAATGTGGAAATACAAGAGGCACTGGCGGCTGCCCAGTTGGATACATTCAGCCAGACTCTGGAAAAGGCACAGCGAATAGAGACGGCAAGGAGTTAG